TAATGTGATTATTTTTTTGCTTACCGCGTGCAAAATAATAGTTTCGGTTACAGGCGTACTCACTAATCGCACTATTGCTCGGGATAAGTCATTTAGAGAGATAGGTTGAAATTTTTGATTTCCCATCCCGGGTATGGCAGTAAAAAAAGGTGTTCCGGCAATTCCTCTAAACAGAGAGGATCCTCCATAAGAGCCTTTTCCATACACATAAGAAGGTCTTATTATAACTGATGGGATAGAGAGAGTCAGTAGATAATCATCTATTGCTTTTTTACTGGCAGCATAACTCACATCCACTTTATCAATTCCCAAAGCAGATATTTGAATAATCTTTTTTACCCCAGAACTGAGACACGCATCAAAAAGCGCTTTTGGAGTTTCATAATGAATTTTCCATACGATTTTATCATTAGGGTGGTATAAAATCCCTACACAATTTATGACCACATCAATTTCCTGCAATCTTTCTGCCCAGATTTCAGGTTTGGTATCATTTATAAAATCACAAAAGATAACTTTTGCTCCAGGAAAAATTCTTTGCGTATATTTGATATTCCGTACACAACAAATGACTTCATGTCCATCAATCATTAGATCGGTAACAAACTGTGAAGCGATAAAACCAGATGCGCCTGTTACCAAAATTTTCATAAGGATCTCTATTTTTGATTACATATTAATAGAGATACTATAACGAATTTAACTCCTACTATTCAAATTTCCTCATCAGGGTTAATTTGCATCTACATCAGTTTGCCATATTTAGGTTGAATGAAATAATATCAGTTAATAAAAAGGATAAAACCCATCCGGGCAAGGAGTTAATACTCTAAAAATTATAGACAAAATAAAGAGGGTGTTATAAATTGACCCTTTTATCAGGAAAATTGAATGCGTATTGCCTTAGTGGTTGAATACGATGGTAGCCAATATCACGGCTGGCAGGCTCAAACGGGTTTGCATACTATA
Above is a genomic segment from Legionella pneumophila subsp. pascullei containing:
- a CDS encoding NAD(P)H-binding protein, encoding MKILVTGASGFIASQFVTDLMIDGHEVICCVRNIKYTQRIFPGAKVIFCDFINDTKPEIWAERLQEIDVVINCVGILYHPNDKIVWKIHYETPKALFDACLSSGVKKIIQISALGIDKVDVSYAASKKAIDDYLLTLSIPSVIIRPSYVYGKGSYGGSSLFRGIAGTPFFTAIPGMGNQKFQPISLNDLSRAIVRLVSTPVTETIILHAVSKKIITLKEIIIKLRSWLGLTKTRIIPIPLSFIRLLTRFGDLLPYSSINTVSYKMLASDNITNQQETQRFADYVKFTPKDYEEGLYSQPSSVQDHWHAQLYFLKFPLRLGISFVWIWTALCCLFFYPKSNSLSLFAQIGFSSFWQSLLFYTLALWDGLLGITMLFNYRFKLTSILQLITISVYMVIITMKLPHLWLDPFAPIAKNIPLLIAILIGLGLESDK